A window of the Juglans microcarpa x Juglans regia isolate MS1-56 chromosome 5D, Jm3101_v1.0, whole genome shotgun sequence genome harbors these coding sequences:
- the LOC121265128 gene encoding ganglioside-induced differentiation-associated protein 2, which yields MAASSDEFSVVVLASDLGIDARPFLSHQEGEEEQENWHDCSQYLSPDEDFSDLDLLQFFRLQGSDKHGNRIYRIVGKYFPAPVVSGERLKKYIFHKICSELSEGPFCIVYLHSTVQKEDNSPGITILRWIYEELPSDIKDRLQALYFVHPGLRSRLVFATLGRLFLSGDLYWKIKYVSRLQYLWDDIKKGEVEIPDFVKEHDDVLEHRPLTDYGIEPDSLHLSEVPSTAYSFGRYEERWPSREYMS from the exons ATGGCAGCCTCATCGGACGAATTCTCGGTGGTGGTGCTGGCCTCGGATCTGGGCATAGACGCCCGTCCCTTCTTGTCTCAccaagaaggagaagaggagcAAGAGAACTGGCACGATTGCTCTCAGTATCTCTCTCCCGACGAAGACTTCTCCGATCTCGACCTCCTCCAGTTCTTTCGCCTCCAAGGCTCCGACAAGCATGGGAACCGAATTTATCGTATTGTGGGAAAGTACTTTCCCG CTCCAGTTGTGAGTGGGGAGCGATTGAAGAAGTACATTTTCCACAAAATATGCAGTGAATTGTCAGAAGGGCCGTTTTGCATTGTTTACCTGCATAGCACCGTGCAGAAGGAGGACAACTCCCCTGGAATCACCATCTTGAGGTGGATTTATGAAGAACTCCCATCAGATATCAAGGACAGGCTTCAAGCTCTTTACTTTGTTCACCCTGGGCTTCGTTCGAGGCTTGTCTTTGCCACTCTTGGCCGATTATTCCTAAGTGGAGA CTTATATTGGAAAATCAAGTACGTAAGTCGCCTGCAGTACCTTTGGGATGATATAAAGAAGGGAGAGGTTGAGATTCCTGATTTTGTGAAAGAGCACGATGATGTACTCGAGCATAGACCACTAACAGACTATGGCATTGAACCAGACTCTTTACACTTGAGTGAAGTGCCTTCCACGGCCTACTCATTTGGGAGGTACGAAGAGAGATGGCCATCGAGGGAGTATATGTCGTAG
- the LOC121265100 gene encoding lycopene beta cyclase, chloroplastic isoform X1: MDTLLKTPNKLGFLHPLHGFPEKMSNSSSSKLQNQEFRFGPKKSHLKLVRNGFVKASTGALLELVPETKKENLDFELPMYDPSKGLVVDLAVVGGGPAGLAVAQQVSEAGLSVCAIDPSPKLIWPNNYGVWVDEFEAMDLLDCLDTTWSGAVVFIDDQSKKDLGRPYGRVNRKQLKSKMLQKCILNGVKFHQAKVIKVIHEESKSLLICNDGVTVQAAVVLDATGFSRCLVQYDKPYNPGYQVAYGILAEVEEHPFDVDKMVFMDWRDSHLSNDTKLKEGNSKIPTFLYAMPFSANRIFLEETSLVARPGMPMEDIQERMVARLRHLGIKVKSIEEDEHCVIPMGGPLPVLPQRVVGIGGTAGMVHPSTGYMVARTLAAAPIVANSIVRYFGSDRNFSCNELSSEVWKDLWPIERRRQREFFCFGMDILLKLDLPGTRRFFDAFFDLEPRYWHGFLSSRLFLPELLFFGLSLFSHASNTSRIEIMAKGTVPLVNMINNLIQDRN, translated from the coding sequence ATGGATACGTTACTCAAAACACCTAACAAACTTGGGTTTTTGCACCCACTTCATGGGTTTCctgaaaaaatgagtaattcaagctcttcaaaacttcaaaaccaGGAGTTTAGATTTGGTCCCAAGAAGTCTCATCTGAAACTGGTTAGAAATGGTTTTGTAAAGGCTAGTACTGGTGCTCTTTTGGAGCTTGTTCCAGAAACTAAGAAGGAGAATCTTGACTTTGAGCTTCCTATGTACGACCCATCAAAGGGTCTTGTGGTGGACTTAGCAGTTGTGGGAGGTGGTCCTGCTGGTCTGGCTGTTGCGCAGCAAGTCTCTGAGGCAGGGCTTTCAGTTTGTGCGATTGACCCTTCTCCTAAATTAATTTGGCCTAATAATTATGGTGTTTGGGTGGATGAATTTGAGGCCATGGACTTGCTTGATTGTCTTGACACTACCTGGTCTGGTGCTGTTGTGTTCATTGATGATCAATCAAAGAAAGACCTTGGCAGACCTTATGGAAGGGTTAATAGGAAGCAGCTGAAGTCAAAAATGCTGCAAAAATGCATATTAAATGGTGTCAAGTTTCACCAAGCTAAAGTTATCAAGGTTATCCACGAGGAGTCCAAGTCTTTGTTGATTTGCAATGATGGTGTCACAGTTCAGGCTGCTGTGGTTCTTGATGCCACTGGCTTTTCGAGATGCCTCGTTCAGTATGATAAGCCCTATAACCCTGGATATCAAGTGGCTTATGGGATTTTGGCTGAGGTTGAAGAACACCCGTTTGATGTGGATAAAATGGTTTTTATGGACTGGAGAGATTCACATCTGAGCAATGATACAAAGCTTAAAGAGGGAAACAGTAAGATCCCCACCTTCCTATATGCAATGCCTTTTTCGGCCAACAGGATATTTCTTGAAGAAACTTCCCTGGTAGCTCGACCTGGAATGCCAATGGAAGATATCCAAGAAAGAATGGTGGCAAGATTGAGGCACCTGGGCATAAAAGTGAAAAGCATTGAGGAAGATGAGCATTGTGTCATTCCGATGGGTGGGCCCCTTCCAGTGCTCCCCCAAAGAGTTGTTGGAATTGGTGGTACTGCCGGGATGGTGCACCCCTCAACTGGGTATATGGTAGCAAGGACTCTAGCAGCAGCTCCAATTGTTGCAAATTCCATAGTTCGATACTTTGGTTCTGATAGAAACTTTTCGTGCAATGAATTGTCTTCAGAAGTTTGGAAAGACTTGTGGCCCATAGAGAGGAGGAGACAAAGGGAGTTCTTCTGTTTTGGTATGGATATTCTTTTGAAACTCGACTTACCAGGTACAAGGAGGTTTTTTGATGCTTTTTTTGATCTAGAACCTCGCTATTGGCATGGATTCTTGTCATCTCGACTGTTTCTTCCCGAGCTTCTATTTTTTGGGCTTTCCCTGTTCTCTCATGCTTCTAATACTTCTAGAATAGAGATTATGGCAAAGGGAACTGTTCCTTTGGTAAACATGATCAACAACTTGATACAGGACAGAAATTAA
- the LOC121265100 gene encoding lycopene beta cyclase, chloroplastic isoform X3 translates to MDTLLKTPNKLGFLHPLHGFPEKMSNSSSSKLQNQEFRFGPKKSHLKLVRNGFVKASTGALLELVPETKKENLDFELPMYDPSKGLVVDLAVVGGGPAGLAVAQQVSEAGLSVCAIDPSPKLIWPNNYGVWVDEFEAMDLLDCLDTTWSGAVVFIDDQSKKDLGRPYGRVNRKQLKSKMLQKCILNGVKFHQAKVIKVIHEESKSLLICNDGVTVQAAVVLDATGFSRCLVQYDKPYNPGYQVAYGILAEVEEHPFDVDKMVFMDWRDSHLSNDTKLKEGNSKIPTFLYAMPFSANRIFLEETSLVARPGMPMEDIQERMVARLRHLGIKVKSIEEDEHCVIPMGGPLPVLPQRVVGIGGTAGMVHPSTGYMVARTLAAAPIVANSIVRYFGSDRNFSCNELSSEVWKDLWPIERRRQREFFCFGMDILLKLDLPD, encoded by the exons ATGGATACGTTACTCAAAACACCTAACAAACTTGGGTTTTTGCACCCACTTCATGGGTTTCctgaaaaaatgagtaattcaagctcttcaaaacttcaaaaccaGGAGTTTAGATTTGGTCCCAAGAAGTCTCATCTGAAACTGGTTAGAAATGGTTTTGTAAAGGCTAGTACTGGTGCTCTTTTGGAGCTTGTTCCAGAAACTAAGAAGGAGAATCTTGACTTTGAGCTTCCTATGTACGACCCATCAAAGGGTCTTGTGGTGGACTTAGCAGTTGTGGGAGGTGGTCCTGCTGGTCTGGCTGTTGCGCAGCAAGTCTCTGAGGCAGGGCTTTCAGTTTGTGCGATTGACCCTTCTCCTAAATTAATTTGGCCTAATAATTATGGTGTTTGGGTGGATGAATTTGAGGCCATGGACTTGCTTGATTGTCTTGACACTACCTGGTCTGGTGCTGTTGTGTTCATTGATGATCAATCAAAGAAAGACCTTGGCAGACCTTATGGAAGGGTTAATAGGAAGCAGCTGAAGTCAAAAATGCTGCAAAAATGCATATTAAATGGTGTCAAGTTTCACCAAGCTAAAGTTATCAAGGTTATCCACGAGGAGTCCAAGTCTTTGTTGATTTGCAATGATGGTGTCACAGTTCAGGCTGCTGTGGTTCTTGATGCCACTGGCTTTTCGAGATGCCTCGTTCAGTATGATAAGCCCTATAACCCTGGATATCAAGTGGCTTATGGGATTTTGGCTGAGGTTGAAGAACACCCGTTTGATGTGGATAAAATGGTTTTTATGGACTGGAGAGATTCACATCTGAGCAATGATACAAAGCTTAAAGAGGGAAACAGTAAGATCCCCACCTTCCTATATGCAATGCCTTTTTCGGCCAACAGGATATTTCTTGAAGAAACTTCCCTGGTAGCTCGACCTGGAATGCCAATGGAAGATATCCAAGAAAGAATGGTGGCAAGATTGAGGCACCTGGGCATAAAAGTGAAAAGCATTGAGGAAGATGAGCATTGTGTCATTCCGATGGGTGGGCCCCTTCCAGTGCTCCCCCAAAGAGTTGTTGGAATTGGTGGTACTGCCGGGATGGTGCACCCCTCAACTGGGTATATGGTAGCAAGGACTCTAGCAGCAGCTCCAATTGTTGCAAATTCCATAGTTCGATACTTTGGTTCTGATAGAAACTTTTCGTGCAATGAATTGTCTTCAGAAGTTTGGAAAGACTTGTGGCCCATAGAGAGGAGGAGACAAAGGGAGTTCTTCTGTTTTGGTATGGATATTCTTTTGAAACTCGACTTACCAG ACTGA
- the LOC121265100 gene encoding lycopene beta cyclase, chloroplastic isoform X2: MDTLLKTPNKLGFLHPLHGFPEKMSNSSSSKLQNQEFRFGPKKSHLKLVRNGFVKASTGALLELVPETKKENLDFELPMYDPSKGLVVDLAVVGGGPAGLAVAQQVSEAGLSVCAIDPSPKLIWPNNYGVWVDEFEAMDLLDCLDTTWSGAVVFIDDQSKKDLGRPYGRVNRKQLKSKMLQKCILNGVKFHQAKVIKVIHEESKSLLICNDGVTVQAAVVLDATGFSRCLVQYDKPYNPGYQVAYGILAEVEEHPFDVDKMVFMDWRDSHLSNDTKLKEGNSKIPTFLYAMPFSANRIFLEETSLVARPGMPMEDIQERMVARLRHLGIKVKSIEEDEHCVIPMGGPLPVLPQRVVGIGGTAGMVHPSTGYMVARTLAAAPIVANSIVRYFGSDRNFSCNELSSEVWKDLWPIERRRQREFFCFGMDILLKLDLPGCT, translated from the exons ATGGATACGTTACTCAAAACACCTAACAAACTTGGGTTTTTGCACCCACTTCATGGGTTTCctgaaaaaatgagtaattcaagctcttcaaaacttcaaaaccaGGAGTTTAGATTTGGTCCCAAGAAGTCTCATCTGAAACTGGTTAGAAATGGTTTTGTAAAGGCTAGTACTGGTGCTCTTTTGGAGCTTGTTCCAGAAACTAAGAAGGAGAATCTTGACTTTGAGCTTCCTATGTACGACCCATCAAAGGGTCTTGTGGTGGACTTAGCAGTTGTGGGAGGTGGTCCTGCTGGTCTGGCTGTTGCGCAGCAAGTCTCTGAGGCAGGGCTTTCAGTTTGTGCGATTGACCCTTCTCCTAAATTAATTTGGCCTAATAATTATGGTGTTTGGGTGGATGAATTTGAGGCCATGGACTTGCTTGATTGTCTTGACACTACCTGGTCTGGTGCTGTTGTGTTCATTGATGATCAATCAAAGAAAGACCTTGGCAGACCTTATGGAAGGGTTAATAGGAAGCAGCTGAAGTCAAAAATGCTGCAAAAATGCATATTAAATGGTGTCAAGTTTCACCAAGCTAAAGTTATCAAGGTTATCCACGAGGAGTCCAAGTCTTTGTTGATTTGCAATGATGGTGTCACAGTTCAGGCTGCTGTGGTTCTTGATGCCACTGGCTTTTCGAGATGCCTCGTTCAGTATGATAAGCCCTATAACCCTGGATATCAAGTGGCTTATGGGATTTTGGCTGAGGTTGAAGAACACCCGTTTGATGTGGATAAAATGGTTTTTATGGACTGGAGAGATTCACATCTGAGCAATGATACAAAGCTTAAAGAGGGAAACAGTAAGATCCCCACCTTCCTATATGCAATGCCTTTTTCGGCCAACAGGATATTTCTTGAAGAAACTTCCCTGGTAGCTCGACCTGGAATGCCAATGGAAGATATCCAAGAAAGAATGGTGGCAAGATTGAGGCACCTGGGCATAAAAGTGAAAAGCATTGAGGAAGATGAGCATTGTGTCATTCCGATGGGTGGGCCCCTTCCAGTGCTCCCCCAAAGAGTTGTTGGAATTGGTGGTACTGCCGGGATGGTGCACCCCTCAACTGGGTATATGGTAGCAAGGACTCTAGCAGCAGCTCCAATTGTTGCAAATTCCATAGTTCGATACTTTGGTTCTGATAGAAACTTTTCGTGCAATGAATTGTCTTCAGAAGTTTGGAAAGACTTGTGGCCCATAGAGAGGAGGAGACAAAGGGAGTTCTTCTGTTTTGGTATGGATATTCTTTTGAAACTCGACTTACCAG GATGTACCTGA
- the LOC121264774 gene encoding putative UPF0481 protein At3g02645 yields the protein MIQGHNEAGENDPIHLLDLLRTSLLDGSKPSGQDDNNKHESYRNVQELRTAGIHLRPSKTGLLRNVSFSELFNFFPGYLQLPPIRVDDSTGPKFFNLIAYEMCPDFKNDFGISSYISLLDSLIDHPDNVKELRKARILHNFLGSDEEVVQLFNEIGTDLVPDQATYANIRKQIQSYYDTKWKTWIAEAIHDHFGCPWTFLAFLAAVIGLGLTAIQTWYTVP from the coding sequence ATGATACAAGGTCACAATGAAGCTGGTGAGAATGACCCCATCCATCTTCTCGACCTCCTACGGACAAGCCTTCTAGACGGTTCCAAGCCATCCGGTCAAGATGACAATAATAAGCATGAGTCGTATCGCAACGTGCAGGAACTTAGAACAGCAGGCATCCATTTAAGGCCTAGCAAAACTGGTTTATTGAGAAACGTATCTTTTAGTGAACTGTTCAATTTCTTCCCCGGATACCTTCAACTTCCTCCCATAAGAGTTGATGACTCCACGGGTCCCAAGTTCTTCAACTTGATAGCCTACGAGATGTGTCCGGATTTCAAAAATGACTTCGGGATCAGTTCTTACATATCCTTGCTTGATTCACTCATTGATCATCCTGACAACGTTAAGGAGCTGAGAAAAGCGCGCATACTTCACAACTTCCTGGGCAGCGATGAAGAAGTGGTTCAACTCTTCAATGAGATAGGCACCGACTTGGTGCCAGATCAAGCAACATATGCCAACATCAGAAAGCAGATTCAGAGTTACTACGATACTAAGTGGAAGACCTGGATTGCTGAAGCCATTCACGACCATTTCGGCTGCCCCTGGACGTTTCTGGCTTTCTTAGCCGCAGTAATAGGACTTGGTCTAACTGCCATACAGACTTGGTACACAGTTCCATAG
- the LOC121264775 gene encoding UPF0481 protein At3g47200-like, producing the protein MLSLIESNKKCYVPLVISIGPYHHGKPELSVVEDHKFLLTKKYLAGTGSNIEDVYNQVAEVAKEARECYEGDLKREIKKDEKQEISDEEFTRMMCLDACFILQFMYCTVKQKRGELGMKRDIMAFVQRDLLLLENQLPYLVLEKLIMTFKFNDDIDERESIIHKFIEMTQAASLHRVVLFRERLCKYISSKICTGSVAQDVSVNRETEEPVHLLQIFRQKLLDANATEDRKSSSIRELFASCFGKFKNCLPYFCPKVLIQNGQGDEKPASSGGWCSYRSASELKSVGIHFKPDDSTKSLLLNMVAYETCPDAPDDFGVTSYVCLMDTLIDTAEDVKVLRSNGVLLNFLGSDQQVADLFNEIANDLVPNPDTYSQVKALMEKHYKNRVNIWIADWLHRHFSSPWAILAFVVAVFAITLTCLQTYHAANPPNGSC; encoded by the exons ATGCTTAGTCTGATCGAGTCAAACAAGAAATGTTATGTTCCGTTGGTGATTTCCATTGGTCCTTACCACCATGGGAAACCTGAGCTCAGTGTGGTAGAGGATCATAAGTTTTTATTGACAAAGAAGTATCTCGCCGGGACTGGATCAAATATTGAGGATGTGTACAACCAAGTAGCCGAGGTGGCTAAAGAGGCAAGAGAATGCTATGAGGGGGACTTGAAACGAGAGATTAAAAAGGATGAGAAACAAGAGATTAGCGATGAGGAATTCACTCGAATGATGTGTCTTGATGCTTGCTTCATTTTGCAGTTCATGTATTGCACGGTGAAGCAGAAGCGTGGGGAATTGGGAATGAAAAGAGACATCATGGCATTCGTGCAACGGGATCTGTTATTGCTTGAGAACCAACTCCCTTATCTAGTCCTCGAGAAGTTGATCATGACGTTTAAGTTCAATGACGATATTGATGAAAGGGAGAGCATTATCCACAAGTTCATCGAAATGACTCAGGCCGCATCTCTCCATCGAGTCGTATTGTTCAGGGAAAGACTTTGTAAGTATATTTCTTCTAAAATTTGTACCGGATCAGTTGCCCAGGATGTGTCAGTGAACAGAGAGACTGAAGAACctgttcatcttcttcaaatctTTCGCCAAAAACTCCTCGATGCAAATGCAACAGAAGACCGAAAATCTAGTTCAATACGGGAGTTGTTCGCCTCATGTTTTGGAAAATTCAAGAATTGTTTGCCATACTTTTGTCCAAAAGTCCTAATACAAAATGGTCAGGGTGACGAAAAACCTGCATCTAGCGGTGGCTGGTGCTCCTATCGTTCAGCCAGCGAACTTAAATCAGTGGGAATACATTTCAAGCCTG ACGACTCCACTAAGTCCTTACTGTTGAACATGGTAGCATATGAAACATGCCCTGATGCCCCTGATGACTTTGGAGTCACTTCTTATGTTTGTCTCATGGATACACTCATTGACACGGCTGAAGACGTGAAGGTGCTGCGATCCAACGGCGTGCTTCTTAATTTTCTGGGCAGTGACCAACAGGTTGCCGACCTCTTCAATGAAATAGCCAATGATTTGGTGCCCAATCCCGATACTTATTCTCAAGTTAAAGCTCTCATGGAAAAACATTATAAGAATAGAGTCAACATTTGGATTGCTGATTGGCTGCATAGGCATTTTAGTAGCCCTTGGGCAATTCTGGCATTCGTTGTTGCAGTTTTTGCCATTACCCTTACTTGCCTGCAGACTTACCATGCAGCCAATCCACCGAATGGTTCGTGTTGA